One Phaseolus vulgaris cultivar G19833 chromosome 2, P. vulgaris v2.0, whole genome shotgun sequence DNA window includes the following coding sequences:
- the LOC137810709 gene encoding glutathione S-transferase U18-like encodes MAKNNVKLLGGWFSPFALRVQIALNLKGVDYEVIEETLNPKSELLLKSNPVQKKIPVLLHAEKVICESAIIVEYIDEVWTNAPPILPQNAYDRANARFWNAYIDEKWFTSLRSVVVAEDDEEKRPHFEQAEEVLERLEEVLNKGGEGKAFFGGDTIGFIDISFGSFLSWIRVTEQINGRKLLDETKHPSLVQWAETFAAHPAVNGFLPETDKLIEFAKFLKLKFAAK; translated from the exons ATGGCTAAAAACAACGTGAAACTATTGGGTGGTTGGTTCAGCCCTTTTGCTCTTAGGGTGCAGATTGCCCTTAACCTCAAGGGTGTAGATTATGAGGTTATTGAAGAGACCTTGAATCCCAAAAGTGAACTTCTTCTGAAGTCTAACCCTGTGCAAAAGAAAATCCCAGTTCTCCTCCATGCAGAAAAAGTCATATGTGAATCTGCAATCATAGTTGAATACATCGATGAGGTTTGGACCAATGCTCCCCCCATCCTTCCACAAAATGCCTATGATCGAGCTAATGCCCGATTTTGGAATGCTTACATTGATGAAAAG TGGTTTACTTCCTTAAGAAGTGTTGTAGTAGCTGAAGATGATGAGGAAAAAAGGCCACACTTTGAGCAAGCAGAGGAAGTACTTGAGAGGTTGGAAGAAGTGCTAAACAAGGGGGGAGAAGGGAAAGCCTTTTTTGGAGGAGATACAATTGGATTCATTGATATTAGTTTTGGCAGCTTTTTGAGCTGGATTAGAGTGACAGAGCAGATCAATGGAAGAAAATTGCTAGATGAAACCAAGCACCCAAGTTTGGTCCAATGGGCTGAAACATTTGCTGCTCATCCTGCTGTCAATGGCTTTCTACCAGAAACTGACAAGCTTATTGAATTTGCCAAGTTTTTAAAGCTAAAGTTTGCTGCAAAGTAA
- the LOC137809054 gene encoding uncharacterized protein — protein MEVSLPNNWKNLTLEKYDGSTDPDEHVTVYITQINLYTSEDAILCRVFLKMFKGAKLSWFAKLPPYSIDCFDTLVMKFEAHFATSKPHHLTSITLVNIRQKKEESLRAFMEKFGRVALSIRNLSPKMTMHHMVTTLKPRLFVDSLCKQPTTDLVELRQRATKFMQLEELKSFKSQIRAIEGVERREKDGGRWRKPKDVYKGP, from the coding sequence ATGGAGGTTTCGTTGCCCAACAATTGGAAGAATCTGACGTTAGAGAAGTATGATGGAAGCACTGATCCCGACGAACATGTTACAGTGTATATTACTCAGATCAATTTGTACACTTCGGAGGATGCCATATTATGTAGAGTATTTCTGAAAATGTTTAAAGGAGCTAAGTTGAGTTGGTTCGCAAAGTTACCACCTTactcaattgattgttttgatACACTTGTAATGAAATTTGAAGCCCACTTTGCTACTAGTAAGCCACATCATCTTACATCTATAACGTTGGTGAATATTAGGCAAAAGAAGGAGGAATCATTGAGGGCATTCATGGAGAAATTTGGACGAGTGGCTTTAAGTATTCGGAATTTAAGCCCTAAGATGACCATGCATCATATGGTTACGACACTGAAGCCGAGACTGTTTGTGGATAGCTTATGTAAACAGCCAACAACTGACCTTGTCGAGTTAAGACAAAGAGCGACTAAGTTTATGCAATTAGAAGAGTTGAAGAGCTTCAAGAGTCAAATAAGGGCGATAGAGGGAGTTGAAAGGAGGGAAAAGGATGGAGGAAGATGGAGGAAGCCGAAAGATGTCTACAAAGGACCATAG